A stretch of DNA from Candidatus Binatia bacterium:
GGACTGAAGTTCTCGCCGACCTTGCCGGTGTACAGCAGCGCATCGTCGTGCAAGTGGCCGCGCGCCACGGTTCCCGGCACGAGGGGACGCACCGAGCGCCCATCGGCGAAAAATTCGCTTGGCCGGAAGCCCTTGTACTTCGGCTGGTCCTGCATGTCCCGCCGGCAACCCGCACCGGCCAAGGCCGCAGCCATTAACCCAATCATCGTCATGCGGCGGATGCGCTGCGCATTCATCAGTCGGACACCTCGGCAACGGAAACCGGCGACAACGACTCGAGCACGCGCCGGGTACCCTCGCGGTCGAACAGCGGGTCGGTCGCTTCCACGCACAAAAAGAATCGGTCACGCGAGGCCAGCGCAAAGCGCGGCACGTTGAACACCGGATGGTACGGCGCAGGCAAACCATTCAGCGCCAGCATCCCCAAGACCGCCGTCAGCGCGGCAAACAACACCGTGCATTCGAACGTCACCGGCACGAATGCAGGAATGCTGAACAAAGGCCGCCCGCCCACGTTGATGGGATAGTCAATCACGGAGGTCCAGTACTGGAGCCCGATACCGAACAACGCTCCGGTCAGGCCGCCGCAAAACACCAAGAACGAAACCATGTTGCGGTGCACCCCGAGCTCTTCCCACACTTCCTCCACCGGGAACGGCGTGTAGGCATCCATGCGCCGATAGCCCATCTGGCGCAGCTTGCGGATGGCCGCAACCAAGTGATTCACGTCGGCAAACTCTGCCATCAGCCCGTACAGCGGAACACGCGCGGTCATGCGTGCTTCTCCTTGACCTTGGCTTCGGGCAACAGGGTGCGCATCTCGAAGATCGAGATCATCGGCAGCAGCCGGATAAAGAGGAACAGCAAGGTCAGGAACAATCCGATCGTGCCGATGAACGTCCCGTAGTCATAAATCGTTCCGGCATACATTCCCCAAGACGACGGCAAGAAATCCCGGTGCAAACTCACCACGATGATCACGTAGCGTTCCAGCCACATCCCAATGTTGATGGACATGGCCACCATGAACAGCAGCGGAATATTCGTGCGCACGCGCTGGAACCAGAGAAGCTGCGGGATGATCACGTTGGTCAAGATCAATGCGAAGTACAACGTCCGGTACGGTCCGGTGAGGCGGTTTTCCACCATGAAGGACTCGAATGGGTTGCCGCTGTACCAGGCCATGAAGATTTCCATCATGTAGCCGTAAGCGACCACCAACCCCGTGGCCAACATCACCCGCGCCATGTAGTTGATGTGGCGCATGGTGATGAAGTCCTCGAGTCCGTAGTACACCCGCAGCGGGATGGTGAGGGTCAACACCATCGCAAAACCCGCATAAATCGCCCCTGCCACGAAGTACGGCGGAAAGATGGTTGCGTGCCAACCCGGAATGATGCCCACCGCGAAGTCAAAGGACACTACGCTGTGCACCGATACCACCAGGGGTGTGGACAGACCGGCCAGCAGCAAATACGCCGTCTCGTAGCGATTCCAGTGCCGCGCCGAGCCTCTCCAACCCATCGCCAGGATGCCGTAAATGATCCGCCCCACCTTGCTGGTCGAGCGATCGCGCAGCGTGGCCAAGTCGGGAATGAGCCCCACGAACCAAAACAGTGCCGACACCGTGGCGTAGGTGGACACCGCGAACACGTCCCACATCAACGGGCTGCGGAAGTTCGGCCACATGCCCATGGCATTGGGGTACGGCAGCAGCCAGTAGAACAGCCACGGTCGCCCCAGGTGCAAAATCGGGTACAAACCCGCACAGGCCACTGCGAACAGAGTCATCGCTTCCGCAAAGCGGTTGATCGAGGTTCGCCACGTCTGGCGAAAGAGCAACAAGATCGCGGAAATCAACGTACCGGCGTGACCAATGCCGATCCACCAAACGAAGTTGATGATATCGAACCCCCAACCGACGGGAATGTTGATCCCCCAGATCCCGATCCCGCGCACGAGCAAGACCGCAACGCACTGCAGGAAAATCGTCAGCAACACGAACGACACTCCGAACCCCAGCATCCATCCTCTGCGGGTTTCGGACAAAACAACGGCTGCAATCTTGTCGGTGACTGTCTCAAACGTGTGGCCCGGACCAATGATCGGGCCGAGATCCCGTGCAGGCGCGCTCATGCGTGTTCCTTTCCTGAGGTCAGTTCGGGATTCGGATTCCGAACCGCCGCCAAGTAAGTCGTCCGCGGCCGAGTGTTCAGCTCTTCGAGCAAGTGATACGTACGCGGAAGCTGGCGCATCTGGGACACTCGGCTTTGCGGATCGTTCTTGTCGCCAAACACGATGGCTTCCGTGGGACACACCTGCTGGCAAGCCGTGACGATCTCACCGTCGCGAATCTTGCGCCCTTCGCGTTTGGCCTGAATGCGCGCGGCATTGATGCGCTGCACGCAGTACGTGCACTTTTCCATTACACCGCGGCTACGCACGGTCACATCCGGGTTGCGCAACAGCTTGAGGCTCTCCGTGTACCAATCCTGATAGAGGTAAAAGTTGAACCGCCGCACTTTGTAGGGGCAGTTGTTGGAGCAATACTTGGTGCCCACGCAGCGGTTGTACACCATGTCGTTGAGCCCTTCGGCGCTGTGCACCGTGGCGTTCACCGGGCAAACGAGCTCGCACGGCGCGTTCTCGCATTGCTGGCAGGGAATCGGCTGGTGCACGAATTCCGGATGATCGAGATCGCCTTCGTAGTAACGATCCACGCGGATCCAGTGCATTTCGCGACCCCGCGCCACCTGGTCCTTCCCGACGACGGCAATGTTGTTTTCCGCAACGCAAGCAATGGTGCAGGCACCGCAACCAATGCAGGCGCTCAGGTCGATGGACATCGCCCACGCGTAACCCGTGTACGGGAACCCTGGGTAAAACGACGGCAACTCTTCGTGTTTCTCCCCGCCATGCTGCCCGTGCGGCGCCAGAGACGGGTCGTGCCGATACTGCTCCAACGTACCCTTGCGCAGAATATCGCGCCCTTCCAGGCTGAAGTGATCCTGCGTGCACGCCAAGCGGTACTGGCGGCCGGTTTTGCGCACTTCCCCTCCCGGCATGCCCCAAGGAGCACGCGAGGTCGAGAGCCGGAAGGCATCGAAACCAATGCCGCCCCCAAC
This window harbors:
- a CDS encoding membrane protein, which produces MTARVPLYGLMAEFADVNHLVAAIRKLRQMGYRRMDAYTPFPVEEVWEELGVHRNMVSFLVFCGGLTGALFGIGLQYWTSVIDYPINVGGRPLFSIPAFVPVTFECTVLFAALTAVLGMLALNGLPAPYHPVFNVPRFALASRDRFFLCVEATDPLFDREGTRRVLESLSPVSVAEVSD
- a CDS encoding polysulfide reductase NrfD; this translates as MSAPARDLGPIIGPGHTFETVTDKIAAVVLSETRRGWMLGFGVSFVLLTIFLQCVAVLLVRGIGIWGINIPVGWGFDIINFVWWIGIGHAGTLISAILLLFRQTWRTSINRFAEAMTLFAVACAGLYPILHLGRPWLFYWLLPYPNAMGMWPNFRSPLMWDVFAVSTYATVSALFWFVGLIPDLATLRDRSTSKVGRIIYGILAMGWRGSARHWNRYETAYLLLAGLSTPLVVSVHSVVSFDFAVGIIPGWHATIFPPYFVAGAIYAGFAMVLTLTIPLRVYYGLEDFITMRHINYMARVMLATGLVVAYGYMMEIFMAWYSGNPFESFMVENRLTGPYRTLYFALILTNVIIPQLLWFQRVRTNIPLLFMVAMSINIGMWLERYVIIVVSLHRDFLPSSWGMYAGTIYDYGTFIGTIGLFLTLLFLFIRLLPMISIFEMRTLLPEAKVKEKHA